One Triplophysa dalaica isolate WHDGS20190420 chromosome 11, ASM1584641v1, whole genome shotgun sequence genomic window carries:
- the LOC130431584 gene encoding cytochrome c oxidase assembly factor 8, with product MNRKTVGLLFFRSLSPWHIPDALPLRSQCRGHRQRSSQAAKHETRAERSGFIPAATSKYDWIGPPDSLSNLRPIIYHIPENETPLERKLRHLRQETEDWNHIFWANQNITFIKEKEECVQSQLKAKGLSERDEAGRKRTLSSEEMAVFYKYFLDKNIKRHTIYNREWYRRNFTITLLMARVAVHNIWRILAGRRRGIGRENGKPS from the exons ATGAATAGAAAAACAGTAGGTTTGCTATTTTTTAGGTCCTTAAGTCCGTGGCACATACCCGATGCCCTGCCATTAAGGAGCCAATGTCGAGGTCACCGACAAAGATCAAGCCAGGCAGCAAAACATGAAACGCGAGCAGAG AGGTCGGGATTCATTCCAGCAGCAACATCAAAATATGACTGGATCGGACCACCAGACAGTCTGTCAAACCTGAGGCCAATAATATATCACATCCCAGAAAATGAGACTCCACTGGAAAGGAAATTAAGGCATCTGAGACAGGAGACAGAGGACTGGAACCATATTTTTTGGGCCAACCAGAACATTACCTTTATTAAG GAAAAGGAAGAATGTGTACAGTCACAACTGAAGGCAAAAGGGTTGTCAGAAAGAGATGAAGCAG GAAGAAAAAGGACTTTAAGCAGTGAGGAAATGGCAGTGTTCTACAAATATTTCTtagacaaaaacattaaaaggcATACCATTTATAACAG GGAGTGGTATAGACGGAATTTCACCATAACCCTTCTAATGGCTAGAGTAGCTGTACACAACATATGGAGGATTCTGGCCGGACGGAGGAGGGGAATTGGGCGAGAGAACGGCAAACCTTCATAA